Proteins found in one Labrenzia sp. VG12 genomic segment:
- a CDS encoding ABC transporter ATP-binding protein, with product MNVLSIEGLTVDFNTAEGRVRAVDDVSFVVPENRTVALVGESGSGKTVISQTIMGLLPQAASITSGQVILADPTGAEPPVDIASLDRKGPQMRHLRGNRVAIIFQEPMTSLSPLHTIGDQIGEAALLHRNVSSAEARELTQTMLSLVKFPDPKRALDTYPFELSGGLRQRAMIAMAMICNPALLIADEPTTALDVTIQAEILKLIREVQSELRMSVLMITHDFGVVANMADEIAVIYHGRIMEKGTAEQLFSNPQHDYLKALLNAVPSFHMDKEERLVPIRPIELKSEDLTSNRPHCEVAPGEPLVEMRDVTKQFTLRKGSLLGGKAKTMTALDSINLTIRRGECLGLVGESGSGKTTAAKAILRALDIEGGQVLYNRGKGLEDVSELSGPALMDYRRRVQLIFQDPFSSLNPRMTINDTLMEPLEVHGIGTPKERAERARNLMNLVGLDPRFLRRYPHSFSGGQRQRIGIARALALNPEFILCDEPTSALDVSVQAQILNLLQDLKRDLNLTYLFVSHNLAVVDYVADRIAVMCRGRLVELGETRTVVGNPLHPYTKALLSAVPEPDLSAPLDFAALDAKRASEPHLWPEPFRLADGDAPSLIEMEPDHFVCAPGLKNTGALEGTAA from the coding sequence GTGAATGTTCTCTCGATTGAGGGACTGACGGTAGATTTTAATACGGCGGAAGGTCGGGTCCGGGCTGTTGACGACGTATCTTTCGTCGTGCCTGAGAACCGCACAGTCGCGCTGGTTGGTGAATCCGGATCAGGCAAGACGGTTATCTCGCAAACGATCATGGGGCTTTTGCCGCAGGCGGCGAGTATCACATCCGGCCAGGTCATCCTGGCCGACCCGACCGGGGCAGAGCCGCCGGTCGACATCGCATCGCTGGACCGCAAGGGGCCGCAAATGCGCCACCTGCGGGGCAACCGCGTTGCCATCATCTTCCAGGAACCGATGACGTCCCTGTCGCCGCTGCATACGATCGGCGATCAGATCGGCGAAGCTGCGCTGCTGCACAGGAATGTCTCCAGTGCCGAGGCACGCGAGCTGACCCAGACGATGCTGAGCCTGGTGAAATTCCCCGATCCCAAGCGCGCCCTCGACACCTATCCGTTCGAATTGTCAGGCGGTTTGCGACAGCGGGCCATGATTGCCATGGCGATGATCTGCAACCCGGCTCTCCTGATTGCCGACGAACCGACGACCGCGCTGGACGTCACCATCCAGGCCGAAATCCTGAAGCTGATCCGTGAGGTCCAGTCCGAACTGCGCATGTCGGTGCTGATGATCACACATGATTTTGGCGTTGTTGCCAACATGGCCGACGAGATTGCGGTGATCTATCACGGCCGCATCATGGAAAAGGGAACGGCCGAGCAGCTCTTCTCCAATCCGCAGCACGATTACCTGAAGGCGCTGCTCAATGCGGTGCCGAGTTTTCACATGGACAAGGAGGAGCGCCTTGTCCCGATCCGTCCGATTGAACTGAAATCCGAGGACCTGACAAGCAACCGTCCGCATTGCGAGGTTGCCCCCGGCGAGCCGCTGGTGGAAATGCGCGACGTCACCAAGCAGTTCACTTTGCGCAAGGGCTCGCTGCTAGGCGGCAAGGCCAAGACGATGACGGCGCTCGACAGCATCAACCTGACCATCCGGCGCGGCGAATGTCTCGGCCTTGTGGGGGAATCGGGGTCCGGCAAGACCACCGCGGCCAAGGCTATCCTGCGCGCCCTCGACATTGAGGGCGGCCAGGTGCTGTACAATCGCGGCAAGGGGCTGGAGGATGTTTCCGAGCTCAGCGGTCCGGCGCTGATGGACTACCGCCGCCGCGTCCAGCTGATTTTCCAGGACCCGTTTTCCTCGCTCAATCCCCGCATGACCATCAACGATACGCTGATGGAACCGCTGGAAGTGCACGGCATCGGCACGCCAAAGGAACGGGCGGAGCGGGCGCGTAACCTGATGAACCTGGTTGGTCTCGATCCGAGGTTCCTGCGCCGCTACCCGCATTCCTTCTCCGGCGGTCAGCGCCAGAGGATCGGCATTGCCCGGGCGCTTGCGCTCAACCCGGAATTCATTTTGTGCGACGAGCCGACCTCGGCGCTCGATGTGTCCGTGCAGGCCCAGATCCTCAACCTGTTGCAGGATCTCAAACGCGATCTCAACCTGACCTACCTGTTCGTCAGTCATAACCTGGCTGTGGTAGACTATGTTGCTGACCGGATCGCCGTGATGTGCCGTGGCCGTCTTGTGGAGCTGGGCGAGACCCGCACGGTCGTCGGCAATCCGCTTCACCCATACACGAAGGCGCTGTTGTCGGCGGTTCCCGAACCGGACCTGTCAGCGCCGCTCGACTTTGCCGCTCTGGATGCCAAGAGAGCATCGGAGCCGCATCTATGGCCGGAACCTTTCCGCTTGGCAGACGGCGATGCGCCGTCTCTCATTGAAATGGAACCGGATCACTTTGTCTGCGCACCTGGCCTGAAGAACACCGGGGCGCTTGAGGGGACAGCAGCATGA
- a CDS encoding trans-aconitate 2-methyltransferase — protein sequence MSKNASTAAGWDEEYEAGRWAFLRSLPESGRYGIIGMWLSLTGSMDEVLDIGCGEGLLYERLQPMGIKRYVGMDLSPASLEIANVDPTIASLRAGDMHTFEPQDGETFSAIVFNEVLHFAEDPAALVARYVPFLKKDGVIALSMYSPKRPESGANKLINKLWEATDDEAKWDVLDDYRLVSDKKGVTWRMRLVKPV from the coding sequence ATGTCGAAAAACGCCTCCACTGCAGCCGGTTGGGACGAGGAATACGAAGCAGGCCGTTGGGCCTTCCTGCGCTCGCTGCCCGAAAGCGGCCGCTATGGCATCATCGGCATGTGGCTATCCCTGACCGGTTCCATGGACGAGGTGCTCGACATCGGCTGCGGTGAGGGGCTGCTCTATGAACGCCTGCAGCCCATGGGCATCAAGCGCTATGTCGGCATGGACCTGTCCCCGGCATCGCTCGAAATTGCCAATGTCGACCCGACTATCGCGAGCTTGCGCGCCGGCGACATGCACACGTTTGAACCGCAGGACGGCGAGACCTTCTCGGCCATCGTCTTCAACGAGGTGCTGCACTTCGCGGAGGATCCGGCTGCCCTGGTCGCCCGTTATGTCCCGTTCCTGAAGAAGGATGGCGTCATTGCACTGTCCATGTATTCGCCGAAACGGCCCGAATCGGGTGCCAACAAGCTGATCAACAAGCTTTGGGAAGCGACCGACGATGAAGCAAAGTGGGACGTCCTCGACGACTACCGGCTCGTGTCCGACAAAAAGGGCGTCACCTGGCGCATGCGGCTGGTAAAGCCGGTCTGA
- a CDS encoding ABC transporter permease — protein MLYYIIRRILMMIPTLLVISFLTFLIIELPAGDYISNQIAALKSSGESSSVAKLEFLRKEFSLDRPFFERYLIWIGLWPGPHGFDGLIQGNWGWSFEFDKPVEQVIGPTLPLTVVLNFATILFVYVVSFPIGIYSATRQYSWGDYGITFVGYIGLATPNFLLALILLYFFNRWFGLSVGGLMAPEYIDQPWSFDKAMSVLAHLIVPTIVIGTSGTAAMIRRLRANLLDELHKQYVTTGRAKGLKENQLLVKYPLRMAINPFIADIGNLIPSMVSGSVIVSVVMSLPTVGPVLVSALQSQDQFLSGFILLFVAVLTLIGMLISDLLLAVLDPRIRLGGRAST, from the coding sequence GTGCTCTATTACATTATCCGCCGCATCTTGATGATGATCCCTACCTTGCTGGTGATCAGTTTCCTCACCTTCCTGATCATCGAGCTTCCGGCCGGCGACTATATTTCCAACCAGATTGCCGCGCTGAAGTCCTCCGGCGAAAGCTCCTCGGTCGCGAAGCTTGAATTCCTGCGCAAGGAATTCTCCCTCGACCGTCCCTTTTTCGAGCGCTACCTGATCTGGATTGGTCTCTGGCCCGGTCCGCACGGTTTCGACGGCCTGATCCAGGGCAACTGGGGCTGGTCTTTCGAATTTGACAAGCCGGTGGAACAGGTGATCGGCCCGACCCTGCCGCTGACGGTCGTTCTCAACTTTGCCACCATTCTCTTCGTCTATGTCGTGTCGTTCCCGATCGGGATCTACTCTGCGACCAGGCAATATTCCTGGGGCGACTATGGCATCACCTTTGTCGGCTATATCGGGCTGGCAACGCCGAACTTCCTGCTCGCCCTGATCCTGCTCTATTTCTTCAATCGCTGGTTCGGGCTCTCGGTCGGTGGCCTGATGGCGCCGGAATACATTGACCAGCCCTGGAGTTTCGACAAGGCGATGTCGGTGCTGGCCCACCTGATCGTTCCGACCATCGTCATCGGCACGTCCGGGACGGCGGCGATGATCCGGCGATTGCGGGCCAACCTGCTGGACGAACTGCACAAGCAGTATGTCACCACCGGCCGCGCCAAGGGGCTGAAGGAAAACCAGCTTCTGGTGAAATATCCGCTCCGCATGGCGATCAACCCGTTCATTGCCGATATCGGCAACCTGATTCCCTCCATGGTCTCCGGCTCGGTCATTGTCTCCGTGGTGATGAGCCTGCCGACGGTCGGACCCGTTCTGGTGTCGGCGCTGCAATCGCAGGATCAGTTCCTGTCGGGCTTCATCCTGCTTTTCGTGGCTGTCCTGACGCTCATTGGCATGCTGATTTCCGACCTGCTGCTGGCAGTGCTTGATCCGCGCATTCGACTGGGCGGGAGGGCGTCGACATGA
- a CDS encoding ABC transporter substrate-binding protein has translation MKLKNSIRAGLFLTAALMAGPLAALELQETPGLDPSLPPVAERLPTEPLVVDLEAKGRKTGRHGGAIDTLIGRAKDVRLINVWGYARLVGYNEQLELLPDILESVDVEDGRIFTLNTREGHKWSDGHPFGAEDIRYYFEDIVSNENLTPSGLPPFLLVNGKGPKFEVLDETTVRFTWDEPNPLFLPELAKSRPPFIYRPAHYLKQFHEKYGDPDVIAKEAAKVKARSWAPLHNKKDDMYNARNVDLPTLQPWVRKRDDSDLRFILERNPYYHRVDSTGQQLPYADEVVMTVADGKLIPAKTQAGESNLQARNLSFSDITVLKKGEKQNGYVTALWSNSKGSEISILPNLTVKDPVWRELLRDSRFRHALSVAIDRNLLNRVLFFGLGTPGNDTVLASSPLYKAELTTKWAEYDPDKANALLDEIGLTKRDKKGIRLMPDGRPLEIIVETSGEQQVQDDALELVKEMWKEVGVALFAKPSQRDNMRERAITGDLVMSVWTGFENGIPTSEMPPDDFAPVHGDSFSWHKWGDYYETQGEGGEKPDWAPAERLMELYKAWLVSRTPAERTEIWEEMLQIHADETIHIGLVSGVRQPVVIKNVENVPLEGIYGWDPGAHYGIHRMDEFFKAD, from the coding sequence ATGAAGCTTAAGAATTCCATCCGGGCAGGGCTATTCCTGACTGCAGCCTTGATGGCGGGGCCGCTGGCCGCGCTGGAATTGCAGGAGACACCCGGCCTTGATCCGTCACTGCCGCCGGTGGCCGAGCGGCTTCCGACAGAACCCCTGGTGGTTGACCTGGAAGCGAAGGGACGCAAGACCGGCAGGCACGGCGGCGCCATCGACACGCTGATCGGCCGGGCCAAGGATGTCCGCCTGATCAATGTCTGGGGCTATGCCCGCCTCGTTGGCTATAACGAGCAGCTCGAATTGCTGCCGGACATCTTGGAAAGTGTTGACGTCGAGGACGGCCGGATCTTCACCTTGAACACGCGGGAAGGCCACAAGTGGTCCGACGGTCACCCTTTCGGGGCGGAGGACATCCGCTACTATTTCGAGGACATTGTCAGCAACGAGAACCTGACACCGTCCGGCCTGCCGCCCTTTCTGCTGGTGAACGGCAAGGGGCCCAAGTTCGAGGTTCTGGACGAAACCACCGTCCGCTTCACCTGGGACGAACCGAACCCGCTGTTCCTGCCGGAACTGGCAAAGTCGCGGCCGCCCTTCATTTATCGGCCGGCGCATTATCTGAAACAGTTTCACGAAAAATACGGCGACCCGGATGTGATCGCCAAGGAAGCGGCCAAGGTGAAGGCGCGCAGCTGGGCACCGCTCCATAACAAGAAGGACGACATGTACAATGCGCGCAATGTCGACCTTCCGACATTGCAGCCCTGGGTGCGCAAGCGCGATGACAGCGATCTGCGTTTCATCCTGGAACGCAATCCCTATTACCACCGCGTCGACAGCACCGGCCAGCAGCTGCCCTATGCCGACGAAGTGGTCATGACCGTTGCCGACGGCAAGCTGATCCCGGCCAAGACCCAGGCCGGCGAAAGCAATCTCCAGGCCCGCAACCTCAGCTTCTCCGACATCACGGTCCTGAAAAAGGGCGAGAAGCAGAACGGTTACGTGACCGCTCTCTGGTCCAACAGCAAGGGTTCGGAAATTTCCATCCTGCCCAACCTGACGGTCAAGGATCCGGTCTGGCGGGAACTGCTGCGCGATTCGCGTTTCCGGCATGCCCTGTCGGTTGCGATTGACCGAAATCTCCTGAACCGGGTGCTCTTCTTCGGCCTCGGCACACCTGGCAACGATACGGTTCTGGCCTCCAGCCCGCTCTACAAGGCGGAGCTCACCACAAAGTGGGCCGAATATGATCCGGACAAGGCCAATGCGCTTCTGGACGAGATCGGCCTGACGAAACGCGACAAGAAGGGCATCCGCCTGATGCCGGATGGACGGCCGCTGGAGATCATCGTCGAAACCTCCGGTGAACAGCAGGTCCAGGACGATGCGCTCGAGCTGGTCAAGGAAATGTGGAAGGAAGTCGGCGTTGCCCTCTTCGCCAAGCCGAGCCAGCGCGACAACATGCGCGAGCGTGCCATCACCGGCGATCTGGTGATGTCGGTCTGGACGGGCTTCGAAAACGGAATTCCGACCTCCGAAATGCCGCCGGATGACTTTGCACCGGTTCATGGCGACAGCTTCTCCTGGCACAAATGGGGCGATTATTACGAGACCCAGGGCGAGGGCGGTGAAAAGCCCGACTGGGCCCCGGCCGAGCGTCTGATGGAGCTCTACAAGGCCTGGCTCGTTTCCAGGACACCGGCGGAGCGCACCGAGATCTGGGAGGAAATGCTCCAGATCCACGCCGATGAGACCATCCATATCGGTCTGGTCTCCGGTGTGCGTCAGCCGGTCGTGATCAAGAATGTCGAAAATGTTCCGCTGGAAGGCATCTATGGCTGGGACCCGGGAGCCCACTACGGCATTCACCGAATGGATGAGTTCTTCAAGGCGGACTGA
- a CDS encoding ABC transporter permease, whose amino-acid sequence MSTDMKDKTPQRVVEHYVDPTPFNPATTEEMTAEQERFYQASQWQIMWWKFKRHKIAVWSGVILILFYMCVPFAEVIAPYEANTRDSLHLYAPPQPIHLFHEGSFVGPFVYGMTSEIDMETLQWVFKDDPNDVQRLRFFCSGDDYMFWGLFEARFHLVCPAEGGTMFLLGTDRLGRDQFSGLVYGARLSLTVGLIGVAISIILGLFFGGIAGYFGGIADSIIQRAIEIIRSLPELPLWMALSAALPVTWSPVWIYFGLTIILGLLDWPGLARAVRSKLLSLREEEYAKAAVLMGAKPKRVITRHLLPGFTSHIIASASLSIPSMILGETALSFLNLGLRRPAISWGVLLNEAQNISVVTVYPWLMAPVIPIIIVVLAFNFLGDGLRDAADPYK is encoded by the coding sequence ATGAGCACGGACATGAAGGACAAAACGCCTCAGCGTGTCGTCGAGCACTATGTCGATCCGACCCCGTTCAATCCGGCCACCACGGAGGAAATGACGGCGGAGCAGGAACGCTTCTACCAGGCCTCGCAATGGCAGATCATGTGGTGGAAGTTCAAGCGCCACAAGATTGCGGTCTGGTCGGGGGTGATCCTGATCCTGTTCTACATGTGCGTGCCCTTCGCCGAAGTGATCGCGCCCTATGAGGCAAACACCCGCGACAGCCTGCATCTTTATGCGCCGCCGCAACCGATTCACCTCTTCCATGAAGGCTCGTTCGTCGGTCCGTTCGTCTATGGCATGACCTCTGAAATCGACATGGAGACCCTGCAATGGGTCTTCAAGGACGATCCGAATGACGTTCAGCGGCTGCGCTTCTTCTGCAGCGGTGACGACTACATGTTCTGGGGGCTGTTCGAGGCAAGGTTCCACCTTGTCTGTCCGGCCGAGGGCGGTACGATGTTCCTGCTCGGCACCGACCGCTTGGGACGCGACCAGTTCTCCGGGCTTGTCTACGGTGCCCGCCTGTCGCTCACGGTCGGCCTGATCGGCGTTGCCATCTCGATCATTCTCGGTCTCTTCTTTGGCGGCATTGCCGGCTATTTCGGTGGCATTGCCGACAGCATCATCCAGCGCGCCATTGAAATCATCCGCTCCCTGCCGGAGCTGCCACTCTGGATGGCGCTTTCGGCGGCCTTGCCGGTCACCTGGAGCCCGGTCTGGATCTATTTCGGCCTGACCATCATCCTGGGGCTGTTGGACTGGCCGGGGCTTGCGCGCGCCGTGCGATCGAAGCTTCTGTCCTTGCGCGAAGAGGAATATGCCAAGGCGGCCGTTCTGATGGGCGCCAAACCGAAGCGCGTGATCACGCGGCATCTTCTGCCCGGCTTTACCAGCCACATCATCGCCTCCGCCTCCCTGTCGATCCCGTCGATGATCCTTGGTGAAACAGCGCTCTCCTTCCTCAATCTGGGACTGCGGCGACCGGCGATTTCCTGGGGCGTTCTACTGAACGAGGCGCAGAATATTTCGGTGGTGACCGTCTATCCCTGGCTGATGGCACCGGTCATTCCGATCATCATCGTGGTCTTGGCCTTCAATTTCCTCGGCGATGGTTTGCGCGACGCGGCCGATCCCTATAAGTGA
- a CDS encoding DUF1330 domain-containing protein: MTVQALAMITVTDKEALGAYREKAAEALARHGGSVVAADPEPLVLEAANDAPNITALLSFPSPDAAKAWREDPDLADIHALRNKGGKSTIVVLPG, encoded by the coding sequence ATGACCGTTCAAGCCCTCGCCATGATTACCGTCACAGACAAGGAGGCGCTCGGCGCCTATCGCGAAAAAGCTGCGGAGGCCCTTGCCCGCCACGGTGGCAGCGTGGTTGCCGCAGATCCGGAGCCGCTGGTTCTGGAGGCGGCCAATGACGCCCCCAATATCACCGCCCTGCTCTCCTTCCCGAGCCCTGACGCCGCCAAGGCCTGGCGCGAAGACCCGGATCTGGCCGACATCCACGCCCTGCGCAACAAGGGCGGCAAGTCGACCATCGTGGTGTTGCCGGGCTGA